From Cellulosimicrobium sp. ES-005, one genomic window encodes:
- a CDS encoding sugar transferase has protein sequence MTLEKDHEVDAVDLERTGRPVTTPSFDTGQLVRIALGAYRRPGWKPRLARRVAAVDALAVGAAIATAYLVRFDGIGGTVLDARYVAISVGLLVIWWCALRVAFSRDSRSLGSGAPEYARVVNTTIGVFGMVAIAAYLVRYDLARGYVAVALPVGLVLLLLGRWAVRRRLVRLRRRGRCRSRTLVVGGRDGAAHLVERLREAADSGYQVVGACVPGGAVEPHETVAGVPVVGEVSDTARLVEPLRADTVMVTGSDLVTPRTVKRLAWDLEPWGADLVLAPALTDVAGPRIRTRPVAGLPLLHVEAPGYSGPQHVLKRAFDVVGALGLLVLFCVPLLVTALAVRLTSHGPVLFAQERVGLRGEPFTVLKFRSMVVDAESRLEDVLGAGNVGVFYKPKQDPRVTRVGAFIRRYSIDELPQLFNVLGGSMSLVGPRPQVSLEVDQYDDEIGRRLLVKPGLTGLWQVSGRNNLTLEESVRLDLYYVENWTVTGDLLILLRTLRAVVGRDGAY, from the coding sequence ATGACGTTGGAGAAGGATCACGAGGTCGACGCCGTCGATCTCGAACGGACGGGACGGCCGGTCACGACGCCGTCCTTCGACACCGGACAGCTCGTCCGTATCGCCCTCGGCGCCTATCGGCGCCCGGGCTGGAAGCCGCGGCTCGCGCGGCGTGTCGCCGCCGTCGACGCGCTGGCGGTGGGCGCCGCCATCGCGACGGCGTACCTCGTCCGGTTCGACGGGATCGGCGGGACCGTCCTGGACGCCCGGTACGTCGCCATCTCGGTCGGCCTGCTCGTGATCTGGTGGTGCGCGCTGCGGGTGGCGTTCTCGCGCGACAGCCGGAGCCTGGGCTCCGGCGCGCCCGAGTACGCGCGCGTCGTCAACACGACGATCGGGGTGTTCGGGATGGTCGCGATCGCGGCGTACCTCGTCCGGTACGACCTGGCCCGAGGGTACGTCGCCGTCGCGCTGCCCGTCGGCCTCGTCCTCCTCCTGCTGGGGCGGTGGGCGGTGCGGCGCCGACTGGTCCGCCTCCGCAGGCGCGGCCGTTGCCGGTCGCGGACGCTCGTCGTCGGCGGTCGCGACGGGGCCGCGCACCTCGTGGAGAGGCTGCGCGAGGCGGCGGACAGCGGCTACCAGGTCGTCGGCGCGTGCGTCCCGGGAGGCGCGGTCGAGCCGCACGAGACGGTGGCGGGCGTGCCGGTGGTCGGCGAGGTGAGCGACACCGCGCGCCTCGTCGAGCCGCTGCGGGCCGACACCGTGATGGTCACGGGGTCCGACCTCGTGACGCCCCGGACCGTCAAGCGGCTCGCGTGGGACCTCGAGCCGTGGGGAGCCGACCTCGTCCTCGCGCCCGCGCTGACCGACGTGGCGGGACCACGCATCCGGACCCGGCCGGTGGCGGGGCTGCCGCTCCTGCACGTCGAGGCGCCCGGGTACTCGGGCCCCCAGCACGTGCTCAAGCGCGCGTTCGACGTGGTCGGCGCGCTCGGCCTCCTCGTGCTCTTCTGCGTCCCGCTCCTCGTGACGGCGCTCGCGGTGCGGCTCACGAGCCACGGTCCGGTCCTGTTCGCGCAGGAGCGCGTCGGGCTGCGCGGCGAGCCGTTCACCGTCCTCAAGTTCCGCTCGATGGTCGTCGACGCGGAGTCCCGGCTCGAGGACGTCCTCGGCGCGGGCAACGTCGGCGTGTTCTACAAGCCCAAGCAGGATCCTCGGGTCACCCGGGTGGGTGCGTTCATCCGCCGCTACTCGATCGACGAGCTCCCGCAGCTCTTCAACGTGCTCGGGGGCTCGATGAGCCTCGTCGGACCTCGTCCGCAGGTCTCGCTCGAGGTCGACCAGTACGACGACGAGATCGGCCGGCGGCTGCTGGTCAAGCCCGGGCTCACCGGGCTGTGGCAGGTCTCGGGCCGCAACAACCTCACGCTCGAGGAGAGCGTGCGGCTGGACCTGTACTACGTCGAGAACTGGACCGTGACCGGGGACCTCCTCATCCTGTTGCGGACGCTGCGAGCGGTGGTGGGGCGTGACGGCGCGTACTGA
- a CDS encoding peptidase — protein MKLRRAATTLLLAAALAAAPAVASAYEADEYEVGVSTATPEVGETFTVTVGGPAGNPTITLTISSPDVPDGAISIAGTKALTKDTVDGFASFAVTLSEPGTFSLVATDADGTVLSSQQIVSVPASDGAGGTGSADGAGDGTSGGLAETGSDDVLLLGGAVLLVAGGATAVLVARSRRRSAGTKA, from the coding sequence ATGAAGCTTCGACGCGCAGCGACCACGCTGCTCCTCGCCGCGGCGCTCGCCGCGGCACCGGCCGTCGCGTCCGCCTACGAGGCGGACGAGTACGAGGTCGGCGTCTCCACCGCGACGCCCGAGGTCGGCGAGACGTTCACCGTCACGGTGGGCGGACCGGCCGGGAACCCGACGATCACGCTGACGATCTCGTCGCCCGACGTCCCGGACGGCGCCATCTCGATCGCCGGGACGAAGGCGCTGACCAAGGACACCGTCGACGGCTTCGCGTCGTTCGCGGTGACGCTCTCCGAGCCGGGGACCTTCTCCCTGGTGGCGACCGACGCCGACGGGACCGTGCTGTCGAGCCAGCAGATCGTCTCCGTCCCCGCCTCCGACGGGGCCGGTGGCACGGGCTCGGCCGACGGCGCGGGCGACGGGACCTCGGGCGGCCTCGCCGAGACCGGGTCCGACGACGTGCTGCTGCTCGGCGGCGCCGTCCTGCTCGTCGCGGGTGGCGCGACGGCCGTCCTGGTCGCGCGCAGCCGACGCCGCTCGGCGGGGACCAAGGCCTGA